A single window of Vigna unguiculata cultivar IT97K-499-35 chromosome 1, ASM411807v1, whole genome shotgun sequence DNA harbors:
- the LOC114180538 gene encoding uncharacterized protein LOC114180538, which translates to MATRYEIERFNGKNFSLWKLKMKEILRRNNCLAAIEERPTGITKKKWKEMDNNAIANLHLALADAVLSSIAEKTTVKEIWDTLTSMYEVKSLHTRIFLKRELYTL; encoded by the coding sequence ATGGCAACAAGATACGAGATAGAGAGGTTCAATGGGAAAAATTTTTCATTGTGGAAACTGAAGATGAAGGAAATTTTGAGAAGGAACAATTGTCTAGCGGCAATTGAAGAAAGACCTACGGGCATTACAAAGAAAAAGTGGAAGGAAATGGATAACAATGCTATAGCAAATTTGCATTTAGCATTGGCAGATGCGGTTTTATCCAGCATTGCAGAGAAGACTACAGTGAAGGAGATTTGGGATACTCTCACAAGCATGTACGAGGTTAAGTCACTTCACACAAGAATATTCTTGAAGAGAGAACTCTATACTCTTTGA